One stretch of Trichomycterus rosablanca isolate fTriRos1 chromosome 3, fTriRos1.hap1, whole genome shotgun sequence DNA includes these proteins:
- the grnb gene encoding granulin b — translation MRQFVWVLVSLLSVCSALLCPDGGMCDDGNTCCQTPSGGYGCCPLPNAECCSDHLHCCYEGTLCDLEHAKCVNKTHTLNMVRRVAAKQSSLPQAVVCPDQESECPDETTCCQMPDGSWGCCPMPDAVCCEDKMHCCPQGTKCDLAHSKCMPSMHSSIPLLKKFPANRKAPEANGADVSAEQRSLKFPDSNDVVCSDKKSTCPDDTTCCKLGNGSYGCCPLPNAVCCSDLVHCCPEGTTCDLVHSTCVVASESSTKAIKIQSIQQLKMKDPVPCNETVSCESGSTCCKKQDGNWGCCPLLKAVCCEDHLHCCPHDTICNVAAGTCDSATDTGSHLAVPWMSKKPAVAMAAQNDRCDETSVCPVGTTCCKQKSGAWACCPLPKAVCCDDHEHCCPQGYKCDIAQESCDHSTLPSIPWVKKNPALKTIPSSDTDANDVNSESALKHDQKCDEHTSCPRGSTCCFMKNFRKWGCCPLPQAVCCENGEHCCPKGYNCDKDNAFCVKGKHQIPWFKKQPAHVTKGTEVMNAVGNVKCDETTTCAAGSTCCKLLTGQWGCCPLIKAVCCDDHIHCCPEGYTCDLKGGTCNKPSSTHTVALALVHTHSGDEEVRCDETSHCSSTETCCRLSVNEWACCPLKQAVCCKDMKHCCPMGYTCDSERGCIQRSPLTWWENSL, via the exons ATGCGTCAGTTTGTGTGGGTGCTGGTGAGCCTCTTGAGTGTGTGCAGCGCTCTCCTCTGTCCTGATGGAGGAATGTGTGATGATGGAAACACCTGCTGCCAGACTCCATCGGGAGGGTATGGATGCTGCCCACTCCCTAAT GCCGAGTGCTGTTCAGATCATTTACACTGCTGTTATGAGGGAACATTGTGTGACCTGGAGCATGCGAAATGTGTAAACAAGACACACACTCTAAATATGGTGAGGAGAGTTGCTGCCAAACAGTCCAGCCTACCTCAG GCAGTGGTGTGTCCTGACCAGGAGTCTGAATGTCCTGATGAAACCACCTGCTGCCAGATGCCTGATGGAAGCTGGGGCTGCTGCCCAATGcctgat gcgGTGTGTTGTGAAGATAAGATGCACTGCTGCCCTCAAGGCACAAAATGTGACCTAGCTCACTCAAAGTGCATGCCATCCATGCACAGCTCCATACCGCTATTAAAGAAATTTCCTGCCAATCGCAAAGCACCAGAGGCGAACGGAGCAG ATGTAAGCGCAGAGCAGAGATCTCTAAAATTTCCAGACAGTAATGACG TGGTGTGTTCAGACAAAAAATCCACATGCCCAGATGATACAACCTGCTGCAAACTAGGAAATGGGAGCTATGGCTGCTGTCCATTGCCAAAT GCTGTCTGTTGCTCTGATCTCGTGCACTGCTGTCCAGAGGGGACGACCTGTGACCTAGTCCACAGCACGTGTGTCGTAGCCAGTGAGAGCAGCACAAAGGCTATTAAGATCCAGTCAATTCAGCAGCTGAAAATGAAAG atccAGTGCCCTGTAATGAGACCGTGTCTTGTGAGAGTGGTTCCACTTGCTGTAAGAAACAGGATGGCAATTGGGGCTGCTGTCCACTGCTTAAG GCTGTGTGTTGTGAGGATCATCTCCACTGCTGCCCTCATGACACTATATGTAATGTGGCAGCTGGTACATGTGACAGTGCCACTGATACAGGTTCTCACCTGGCAGTGCCCTGGATGAGCAAAAAGCCTGCAGTTGCCATGGCTGCACAGAATGATCGCTGTGACGAGACCTCAGTGTGTCCAGTGGGCACAACCTGCTGTAAACAGAAATCAGGAGCCTGGGCCTGTTGCCCACTGccaaag GCCGTTTGCTGTGATGATCATGAGCACTGCTGTCCTCAAGGCTACAAGTGTGACATTGCTCAAGAGTCCTGCGATCACTCCACACTTCCCAGCATACCCTGGGTCAAAAAGAACCCTGCGCTGAAAACCATCCCCAGCTCTGACACTGATGCTAACGATGTTAATAGCGAGTCAGCCCTGAAGCACGATCAGAAGTGTGACGAGCACACCAGCTGCCCAAGAGGAAGCACCTGCTGCTTTATGAAAAATTTCCGGAAGTGGGGTTGCTGCCCTCTGCCACAG gcggtgTGTTGTGAGAACGGGGAGCACTGCTGTCCTAAAGGCTACAACTGCGATAAGGACAATGCTTTCTGCGTCAAAGGCAAACATCAAATTCCATGGTTCAAGAAACAACCAGCTCATGTCACTAAGGGCACAGAGGTCATGAACGCTGTTGGAAATGTGAAATGTGATGAAACCACCACCTGTGCTGCCGGCTCTACCTGTTGCAAATTACTCACAGGACAGTGGGGCTGCTGCCCACTCATCAAG GCGGTGTGTTGTGATGATCATATACACTGCTGTCCTGAAGGCTACACCTGCGACCTGAAGGGTGGAACCTGCAATAAGCCTTCCAGCACACACACTGTGGCACTcgcactcgtacacacacactctggagATGAGGAGGTGAGGTGTGATGAAACAAGCCATTGTTCCAGCACTGAGACCTGCTGTAGATTATCTGTGAATGAATGGGCCTGCTGTCCACTTAAGCAG GCGGTGTGCTGTAAGGACATGAAACACTGTTGCCCTATGGGATACACTTGTGACTCAGAGAGAGGTTGCATTCAAAGGTCTCCACTCACCTGGTGGGAAAATTCATTATAG